In Candidatus Paceibacterota bacterium, the sequence CCCGTATTTTTCTACTGCCTGATGGGTATAGCTCGAACAACTGGGGTAAAAACGGCAGTTGCTTCCCAAAACCGGAGAGATGAAACCCTTGTAAATGCTGATCATTCCGAGGGCTGCTGATTTTGCGATTTTATTATTCATTT encodes:
- the yidD gene encoding membrane protein insertion efficiency factor YidD — its product is MNNKIAKSAALGMISIYKGFISPVLGSNCRFYPSCSSYTHQAVEKYGTLKGLQKGFLRILKCNPFNKGGIDLP